A DNA window from Equus quagga isolate Etosha38 chromosome 21, UCLA_HA_Equagga_1.0, whole genome shotgun sequence contains the following coding sequences:
- the ATP5PF gene encoding ATP synthase-coupling factor 6, mitochondrial isoform X2: MILRRLFRLSSVVQSAISVHLRRNIGVTAVAFKELDPIQKLFVDKIREYRTKRQTSGGPVDIGPEYQQDLERELFKLKQMYGKADMNTFPNFKFEDPKFEVFDKPQS, from the exons ATGATTCTTCGGAGGCTTTTCAGGTTGTCCTCTGTTGTTCAGTCTGCAATCTCAGTCCATTTGAGGAGGAACATTGGTGTTACAGCAGTGGCGTTTAAGGAACTCGATCCTATACAGAAACTCTTCGTGGACAAGATTAGAGAATACAGAACTAAGAGACA GACATCAGGAGGACCTGTTGATATTGGTCCAGAGTATCAGCAAGATCTGGAGAGGGAGCTTTTTAAGCTTAAGCAAATGTACGGTAAAGCAGACATGAACACGTTCCCTAACTTCAAATTTGAAG atCCCAAATTTGAAGTCTTCGACAAACCCCAGTCCtga
- the ATP5PF gene encoding ATP synthase-coupling factor 6, mitochondrial isoform X1, with the protein MGVTAPGTSGNKTQKRPRGGRCGGEGPGTKPARAGPRSPPPPRPHSPAPESALSPPPALQSRLRKAAARAPRAVSLPSRPVADCLRDASCPASVDRLKRRPIMHCEVG; encoded by the exons ATGGGAGTCACAGCGCCGGGGACCAGCGGAAACAAAACACAGAAGCGGCCGCGGGGGGGCCGCTGTGGGGGAGAAGGCCCCGGAACGAAGCCGGCCCGCGCGGGCCCgcgctcccctcctcccccacggCCGCACTCACCCGCTCCGGAATCGGCCCTGTCGCCCCCGCCCGCGCTCCAGAGCCGGCTGAGGAAAGCGGCGGCGCGGGCTCCACGTGCAGTGTCTCTTCCG AGCCGTCCGGTCGCAGACTGTCTCCGAGACGCTTCCTGTCCGGCGAGTGTCGACCGACTGAAACGGCGACCCATAATGCATTGCGAGGTCGGGTAG